CTGTTGCCGTCAATTTCAAAGCATTGGCGGCTTTTTCTTTGTTATCCCAATTGCGCCATAAAATACTTGAACACGATTCAGGTGATATTACAGAGTACCAGGTGTTTTCAAGCATCAAAACCTTATCGCCAACACCAATTCCCAATGCACCACCAGAAGCACCTTCACCAATGATGATACAAATAACAGGCACCTTCAAAATTGACATCTCATATAGATTGCGTGCAATAGCTTCTCCCTGTCCACGTTCTTCTGCTTCAAGGCCGGGATATGCACCGGGTGTATCAATAAAAGTAACAATAGGTTTATTGAACTTTTCAGCAAGCTTCATCAAGCGCAATGCTTTACGATAACCTTCAGGATTGGGCATGCCGAAGTTTCTATATTGTCTCGACTTGGTATTGTTTCCCTTTTGCTGGCCAATAAACATAATTGTCTTTCCGTCAACAGTACCAAAACCACCAACCATAGCTTTATCGTCTTTCACATTTCTGTCGCCATGCAGTTCAATAAATGTATTGTCAGTGATTGCGTTTATATAATCTAAAGTGTAGGGCCTGTCCGGATGTCGGCTAAGCTGCACACGCTGCCATGGAGTCAGGGTTGAATAGATTTGCTTCTTGGCAACCTGAATTTTTTCTTCTATCTCAGATAAAAGATTATTTACATCAATTTTGCCTTTAGTTCCTATTTGTTTTGTCTTTTCCAACTGTTCATATAACTCTTCAATTGGTTTTTCAAAATCAAGATAATTGGACATGCTAATTTTGTTTGCAATGGCAAAAGTAACATTATTTGATTATGTCTGTTGATTGTTGAAACTTGACTAAAAATTATCTTTGCCGGCAATTATGCTTAATTTTCCAAATGCTAAAATCAATCTGGGGTTATTTATAACCTCTCGTCTTGAAGATGGTTATCATACATTGGAAACCTTGTTCTATCCTACCAACTGGTGCGACATTTTAGAAATAACGGAGAATAAAAATTATAGCAAATCACAGCCTGAAGT
This portion of the Bacteroidia bacterium genome encodes:
- a CDS encoding acetyl-CoA carboxylase carboxyltransferase subunit alpha: MSNYLDFEKPIEELYEQLEKTKQIGTKGKIDVNNLLSEIEEKIQVAKKQIYSTLTPWQRVQLSRHPDRPYTLDYINAITDNTFIELHGDRNVKDDKAMVGGFGTVDGKTIMFIGQQKGNNTKSRQYRNFGMPNPEGYRKALRLMKLAEKFNKPIVTFIDTPGAYPGLEAEERGQGEAIARNLYEMSILKVPVICIIIGEGASGGALGIGVGDKVLMLENTWYSVISPESCSSILWRNWDNKEKAANALKLTATDMLSLKLIDGIIKEPAGGAHRNPEEIFATVKKEINMQLGGLLKVTATDRVNNRIDKFCAMGVVSKDS